The Desulfocurvus vexinensis DSM 17965 genome includes the window ATGCCCCAGGCGTCCATGGGGCAGGGCGAGATGCCCACCGCCGAGATGCCGTCCACCACGAGCATCAGGTCGCGCTCGCGGGTGAAGGCCGCCAGCTCGCGCACGGGGTGCAGCACGCCGGTGGAGGTCTCCGAGGCCTGGACCAGGATGCCTTTGACGCCGGGGTGCTGGGCCAGGGCCTTCTGGACGTGCTCCACGGTCACGGCCTGGCCCCAGGGCACGGAGAGGATCACCGTGTCCAGCCCGTGGGCCCCGGCGATTTCCGTCCAGCGCTCGCCGAACTTGCCGCCTTCGACCACCAGCACCTGCTCGCCGGGGGCGAACAGGTTGCCCACGGCGGCGGTCATGGCCCCGGTGCCCGAGCAGCCCATGGCCACCACGGGCTGGGCGGTGCCGAAGAGCCAGCGCAGGCCCGCCTGGATCTCGCCCAGCAGGGCCGTGAACCCCGGCTTGCGGTGGTGGACCATGTCCATGGCCAGGGTCAGGCGCACGGTTTCGGGCAGGAGCGTGGGCCCGGGGGTCAGCAGTCGCGTCTTGGGCGTCATCGGTGGCGGTCCTTTGCAGGCTGGTTGCGGGTTTGCTGTGCCGTTGCCGGGAAGGTGTACCGCGTATCCCGCAAACCTTCAATCATTGGGAGGGGCCGGGGGAGCCTGCCCCTGCCCCGCCCGGCGCAGGGGCGCGTAGAGACACAGCACCGTGCCCCCCGCACCCAGGGCGGCGAAGCCCCAGAGCACGGCGTGCATGGCGGCCATGAACTGCGGGGCGTTTTCCGCCGTGGCGGCGGCGGGCCCCAGGGCCACGGACAGGGCCACGCTGATGACCACCAGGCAGAAGGTCATGCCCGTGGTGCGCATGGCGGCGGTCATGGCCGAGGCCACGCCGTAGTGCGTGGGCGCCACGCTGCCCATGATGACGCTCATGTTGGCCGTGGCGAAGCTGGCCGTGCCCGCGCCGCACAGCAGCAGGACGCCCGCCACCAGGGGCAGGGGCGCCTCGGGGCCCAGCAGGGCCGCCAGGGCCATGGCCAGGGTGCCCGCGCCCATGCCCAGGGTGGCGATGCGGTGCGGGGGCACGCGGTCCACCAGCGAGCCCGACAGGGGCGAGAGCACGGCCTGCATCAGCGGCTGGGCCATGAGCACCAGGCCCGCGTCGCCCGCGCTCATGCCGCGCGCGATCTGCAAATACAGGCTCACGAGGAAGGTGATGCCGAAGGTGGCGGCGTAGTTGATGAACTGCACGGCGCAGGCAAAGGCGAAGGGCCGGTTGCCCGCGAACAGGCGCAGGTCGAGCAGGGGCGCGTCGGCCCGGGCCTCCCAGGCGACAAAGCCCGCCAGGGCCAGCAGCGCCCCGGCCAGCATGGCCTTGCCCGTGGCGGTGTCGAAGTGCGTGCCGCCCTGGGTCAGGAGCATCATGCCCAGGGCCATGAGCAGCGCGCCGCCCCAGTCGAAGCGCTGGCCGCGCGCCAGGCGCGGGCGCACGGGCAGATGGCGCAGGGCCAGGGCGAGGCAGGCCACGCAGGGCACGGCGCACAGGTAGAAGACCCAGCGCCAGCCCAGATGGGTGGTGATCAGCCCGCCCAGCCACGGCCCGGCGGACAGGCCCAGGTAGACCCCCGCCGAGGAGATGCCCAGGGCCCGGCCCCGGCCCTGGCCCGGGAACAGCTCGGCCAGGATGACCAGCCCGGTGGTGACCATCATCGCCCCGCCCGCGCCCTGGAATACGCGCAGCACGATGAAGGCGTCGATGCTCGTGGTCAGCGGCAGCAGCAGGCTGACCACGGTGAACAGCGCGATGCCGGAAAAGAACACCGCGCCGCGTCCGACCATGTCGGCCAGGCGGGTCACGGGGAACAGCAGCATGGACACGGCGGCGATATAGCCCGATTCCACAAGGCCCAGCTCGGCGGCCTTGGCGCCGAACTCGCGGCCCAGGGCGGGCACGGCCACGGCCACCGAGGAGAGCATGAACACCAGCACGAACTGCGTGGCCGTTATGGTGAACAGCCCCGCGTGCTGCTGCGGGGTGAGAGGCGTTTTCACGAATTGTCCCAATTATCCAGAGCGGTTTTGAGGTTGTGCACGATGCGGTCCA containing:
- a CDS encoding MFS transporter, which produces MKTPLTPQQHAGLFTITATQFVLVFMLSSVAVAVPALGREFGAKAAELGLVESGYIAAVSMLLFPVTRLADMVGRGAVFFSGIALFTVVSLLLPLTTSIDAFIVLRVFQGAGGAMMVTTGLVILAELFPGQGRGRALGISSAGVYLGLSAGPWLGGLITTHLGWRWVFYLCAVPCVACLALALRHLPVRPRLARGQRFDWGGALLMALGMMLLTQGGTHFDTATGKAMLAGALLALAGFVAWEARADAPLLDLRLFAGNRPFAFACAVQFINYAATFGITFLVSLYLQIARGMSAGDAGLVLMAQPLMQAVLSPLSGSLVDRVPPHRIATLGMGAGTLAMALAALLGPEAPLPLVAGVLLLCGAGTASFATANMSVIMGSVAPTHYGVASAMTAAMRTTGMTFCLVVISVALSVALGPAAATAENAPQFMAAMHAVLWGFAALGAGGTVLCLYAPLRRAGQGQAPPAPPND